DNA sequence from the Augochlora pura isolate Apur16 unplaced genomic scaffold, APUR_v2.2.1 APUR_unplaced_5679, whole genome shotgun sequence genome:
AAGGAAAAACGTAGTACTCACTGATTATAGTGGTGGGACTGTTACTACAGTCGGCTTCTATCTTGACAATAGGTAGAGTGCTCTGTTGCTTTCTCTTGCTTTCAGTGAGAACCAACCTTGCCCCGCCAATGTCGCTCAAAAGTTGAagagacggcggcggcggcggtggcggcggaggCGGTGGAAGCAAAAGGGGCGGCGGCGCAACGTTTCCGCTATTGTGATTCGAGTAATTTGGCCACACAACCGCCTGCTGCATTTGCTCTGTTTGCAAACAGATTGACGATTTTTGAATGACTTTCTTCCCGGAGAACAATAGCCAGACGACGATGTGGGATACAGGTGAGGAGTAAGCAACGAAGAAGATAGGAAATACGGGTCTAACGAGGAAAGAACAATCGTGCACTGTTCTAAGGGAATGCGAAAGTACGTGGGCGTAAATACAgaacagaaatttttcaaaaaggaTGGGAAACCAAAAATAGCgttaacactatttttaccgatattttgtattatacaatttagaaaattaatattgtgatGACTTCAGCGAGAA
Encoded proteins:
- the LOC144477968 gene encoding uncharacterized protein LOC144477968 gives rise to the protein MPMEPVGFPQMGVGVQGGLQLVRDPNTGHLLLIHAAEQMQQAVVWPNYSNHNSGNVAPPPLLLPPPPPPPPPPPSLQLLSDIGGARLVLTESKRKQQSTLPIVKIEADCSNSPTTII